Proteins found in one Erythrobacter sp. 3-20A1M genomic segment:
- the cobS gene encoding cobaltochelatase subunit CobS encodes MNDMTDKSFDPSAKTALAAPDTEVNVRETFGIDIDWTVPAFSKADDRVPDVDESYVFDPDTTLAILAGFAHNRRVMVQGYHGTGKSTHIEQVAARLNWPCVRINLDAHISRIDLVGRDAIVLRDGLQVTEFREGLLPWALQHPVALVFDEYDAGRPDVMFVIQRVLEQQGKLTLLDQNRVIRPDPNFRLFATSNTVGLGDTSGLYHGTQQINQGQMDRWNIVVGLNYLPAETEQEIVAAKNPDTDPKVLADMIKVADLTRQGFINGDISTVMSPRTVITWAQNNAIFRDIGYAFRVSFLNRCDEAERMLVAEYYQRVFGEDLPESVVSSAG; translated from the coding sequence ATGAACGACATGACCGACAAGAGCTTCGACCCCAGCGCCAAGACCGCGCTCGCCGCCCCGGATACCGAGGTGAACGTGCGCGAGACCTTCGGCATCGATATCGACTGGACCGTCCCCGCCTTCAGCAAGGCCGACGATCGCGTGCCCGATGTCGATGAAAGCTACGTGTTCGATCCCGATACCACGCTCGCGATCTTGGCCGGCTTCGCGCACAACCGGCGCGTGATGGTGCAGGGCTATCACGGCACCGGCAAGTCGACCCACATCGAACAGGTCGCCGCGCGCCTCAACTGGCCGTGCGTGCGGATCAATCTGGATGCGCATATCAGCCGCATCGACCTCGTCGGGCGCGACGCGATCGTGCTGCGCGACGGGCTCCAAGTGACCGAGTTCCGCGAGGGGCTGCTGCCCTGGGCGCTGCAGCACCCGGTGGCGCTGGTGTTCGACGAATACGACGCGGGTCGCCCGGACGTGATGTTTGTGATCCAACGCGTGCTGGAACAGCAGGGCAAGCTGACCCTGCTCGACCAGAACCGCGTGATCCGGCCCGATCCCAATTTCCGCCTGTTCGCGACCTCCAACACGGTCGGCCTGGGCGACACCAGCGGGCTCTATCACGGCACGCAGCAGATCAACCAGGGCCAGATGGACCGCTGGAACATCGTGGTCGGCCTCAATTACCTGCCCGCCGAAACCGAGCAGGAGATCGTGGCGGCCAAGAACCCCGACACCGATCCCAAGGTGCTGGCGGACATGATCAAGGTCGCCGACCTGACGCGGCAGGGTTTCATCAATGGCGACATCTCGACCGTGATGAGCCCGCGCACGGTCATCACCTGGGCGCAGAACAATGCGATCTTCCGCGATATCGGCTACGCCTTCCGCGTCAGCTTCCTGAACCGCTGCGACGAGGCGGAGCGGATGCTGGTGGCCGAATACTACCAGCGGGTGTTCGGCGAGGACTTGCCGGAAAGCGTGGTTTCCTCCGCCGGATAG
- a CDS encoding transglycosylase domain-containing protein: MNIPFLGRSKRRSEEDEPRRHRGYYTLHESQLPDWDDDDDEVAYRSGRPAAEPDYKAWDARLAAFDRRAADAPGHAGAIERAPTKWWQPAHWRDRRKRWWAARIVAGMLLVFFLLVAWLAVTAPLSKSLEPVVPPQITLTATDGTPIARKGADVAAPVKVSELPPQVIEPFLAIEDRRFYDHWGIDPRGIARAAWTGRGGGSTITQQLAKFTFLTPEQTLTRKAREALIAFWLEAWLSKDEILERYLSNAYFGDNTYGLRAASLHYFYRQPEKLRPEQAMMLAGLVQAPSAYAPTRHWDRALARMKQVKGAMVDAGYLTQAQARAMPLPRLDVRNRADVPTGTYFADWALPEARERAGGGYAQQTIETTLDARLQNIARQVVARAPLGRAQAALVAMRPNGEVVAMIGGKDYETTPFNRATQARRQPGSTFKLFVYLTALNQGWSPEDRINNSQITQGGYRPQNAAGRYSDTIALQDAFAHSSNVAAVRLFEEVGSKAVIATARDLGVTSPIPEGDPSVALGTATMSVLELTGAYAAIAGNAYPVEATPFARQEQGLIEKLWNGPDSFSRRTHEGMKAMLRRAVNQGTGRAAMLPIANYGKTGTTQDHRDALFVGFAGDLVVGVWIGNDDNSPLDRKISGGGLPAQIWRDFMRQALTIDARPSPAPSKNPQGAVEPLDEPDPAEDGNSSLDVDEDGVTIRTGPDGMPVDIRIDRSGEVQVRSDAIDEARRQAERAGEEAARQLEQAQRESGAR, translated from the coding sequence ATGAATATTCCTTTCCTCGGTCGATCGAAGCGGCGATCCGAAGAGGACGAGCCGCGGCGCCACCGGGGATATTACACGCTGCACGAATCGCAGCTGCCCGATTGGGACGATGACGACGACGAGGTTGCCTATCGTTCGGGCCGGCCCGCCGCCGAACCCGATTACAAGGCGTGGGATGCGCGGCTGGCGGCATTCGACCGCCGGGCCGCCGATGCGCCCGGCCATGCGGGTGCTATCGAACGCGCTCCGACGAAGTGGTGGCAACCGGCGCATTGGCGGGACCGGCGCAAGCGTTGGTGGGCGGCGCGGATCGTCGCCGGCATGCTGCTGGTGTTCTTTCTGCTGGTCGCGTGGCTTGCGGTAACTGCGCCGCTGTCCAAATCGCTGGAGCCGGTGGTGCCGCCGCAGATCACCCTGACCGCGACCGACGGCACGCCGATCGCGCGCAAGGGCGCCGACGTCGCCGCACCGGTCAAGGTCTCCGAATTACCGCCACAGGTGATCGAACCGTTTCTGGCGATCGAGGACCGCCGCTTCTACGACCATTGGGGCATCGACCCGCGCGGTATCGCCCGCGCCGCGTGGACGGGGCGGGGCGGGGGCTCCACGATCACGCAGCAGCTTGCCAAGTTCACTTTCCTGACGCCGGAACAGACGCTGACCCGCAAGGCGCGCGAGGCTCTGATAGCATTCTGGCTGGAAGCGTGGCTGAGCAAGGACGAGATCCTCGAACGCTATCTCTCCAACGCCTATTTTGGCGACAACACATACGGGTTGCGCGCCGCGAGCCTGCATTATTTCTATCGCCAGCCGGAGAAACTGCGCCCCGAACAGGCGATGATGCTGGCGGGGCTGGTGCAGGCGCCCAGCGCCTATGCCCCGACCCGCCATTGGGACCGCGCCCTCGCGCGGATGAAGCAGGTGAAGGGCGCCATGGTCGATGCGGGCTATCTGACCCAGGCGCAGGCGCGCGCCATGCCGCTGCCCCGGCTCGACGTACGTAACCGGGCCGACGTCCCGACCGGCACCTATTTCGCCGATTGGGCCCTGCCCGAGGCGCGCGAACGGGCGGGCGGCGGCTATGCGCAGCAGACGATCGAGACGACGCTCGATGCGCGGCTGCAGAATATCGCGCGGCAGGTGGTCGCGCGCGCGCCGCTCGGGCGCGCACAGGCGGCGCTGGTCGCGATGCGGCCGAATGGCGAGGTCGTCGCGATGATCGGTGGCAAGGATTACGAGACGACGCCGTTCAACCGCGCCACGCAGGCGCGCCGCCAGCCGGGCTCCACCTTCAAGCTGTTCGTTTATCTCACCGCCCTGAACCAGGGCTGGTCGCCCGAGGATCGGATCAACAACTCGCAGATCACGCAAGGCGGCTATCGCCCCCAGAACGCGGCGGGCCGCTATTCCGATACCATCGCGTTGCAGGATGCCTTCGCCCATTCGAGCAATGTCGCCGCGGTGCGTCTGTTCGAAGAAGTGGGAAGCAAGGCGGTCATCGCCACCGCTCGCGATCTGGGCGTCACCTCGCCCATCCCGGAAGGCGATCCCAGCGTCGCCCTTGGCACCGCGACGATGAGCGTGCTCGAACTCACCGGTGCCTACGCCGCGATCGCAGGCAATGCCTATCCGGTCGAGGCGACGCCGTTCGCGCGGCAGGAACAGGGCCTGATCGAGAAGCTGTGGAATGGGCCGGACAGCTTCTCCCGCCGCACGCACGAGGGGATGAAGGCGATGCTGCGACGGGCGGTCAACCAGGGCACCGGGCGCGCGGCGATGTTGCCGATCGCCAACTACGGCAAGACCGGCACGACGCAGGACCACCGCGACGCGCTCTTCGTGGGCTTCGCGGGCGATCTGGTCGTCGGCGTATGGATCGGAAACGACGACAATTCGCCGCTCGACCGCAAGATCAGCGGCGGCGGGCTGCCCGCGCAGATCTGGCGCGATTTCATGCGGCAGGCGTTGACGATCGACGCACGGCCGTCTCCCGCGCCCAGCAAGAACCCGCAAGGCGCGGTGGAACCCCTCGACGAGCCCGATCCTGCCGAGGACGGGAACTCCAGTCTGGATGTCGACGAAGATGGCGTGACCATCCGCACCGGGCCGGACGGCATGCCGGTCGACATCCGGATCGACCGGTCCGGCGAGGTGCAGGTCCGCTCCGACGCGATCGACGAGGCGCGGCGACAGGCGGAGCGGGCGGGTGAGGAGGCGGCGCGCCAGCTCGAACAGGCGCAACGCGAGAGCGGGGCGCGTTAG
- a CDS encoding PaaI family thioesterase, with protein MPDSDLLTAYARSLGIRIHEHDAEADTTPILVVDPEQAIEGRPGHFHGGAISGLMETAGYAALRSALSERGPGLKLKPINITVQFLAAAKMDPLFAQARITKLGRRNANVAVECWQDDRSRPRATAVMNVLVADRG; from the coding sequence GTGCCTGACAGCGACCTCCTCACCGCATACGCCCGCTCGCTCGGCATCCGTATCCACGAACATGACGCGGAAGCGGATACCACGCCCATTCTGGTCGTCGATCCCGAACAGGCGATCGAGGGACGGCCCGGCCATTTTCACGGCGGGGCGATCAGCGGGCTGATGGAAACCGCCGGCTACGCCGCGCTGCGCAGCGCGCTGAGCGAGCGCGGGCCGGGCCTGAAGCTGAAGCCGATCAATATCACGGTACAGTTTTTGGCCGCCGCGAAGATGGACCCGCTGTTCGCGCAGGCGCGCATCACCAAGCTCGGGCGTCGCAACGCCAATGTCGCGGTCGAGTGCTGGCAGGATGACCGTTCCCGGCCACGCGCCACCGCCGTGATGAACGTCCTCGTGGCCGACCGCGGCTAA
- a CDS encoding PaaI family thioesterase encodes MSETLPPFDPDTAGPFLLRSGHVGWLGMRYVGHGTDWIELELPWREDLVGESEAEVLASGPIISMMDMAGGMAIWTRHGVFQPVATLDLRVDYQRPARPRGKVIGRAECYAATRSAAFVRGIAHEGDPSDPVAHVAAVFMTINGPSNLGARLSA; translated from the coding sequence ATGAGCGAGACGCTGCCCCCATTCGATCCCGATACCGCCGGGCCGTTCCTGCTGAGGAGCGGGCATGTTGGATGGCTCGGCATGCGCTATGTCGGCCACGGAACCGACTGGATCGAACTCGAACTGCCCTGGCGTGAGGATCTGGTCGGCGAGAGCGAGGCGGAAGTACTGGCCAGCGGGCCGATCATCTCGATGATGGACATGGCAGGGGGCATGGCGATCTGGACCCGTCACGGCGTGTTCCAGCCGGTCGCCACGCTGGACCTGCGCGTCGATTACCAGCGCCCGGCACGCCCGCGCGGCAAGGTGATCGGGCGGGCGGAATGCTACGCCGCCACCCGCTCCGCCGCTTTCGTGCGCGGGATCGCGCACGAGGGGGACCCGTCAGACCCGGTGGCGCATGTCGCCGCGGTTTTCATGACCATCAACGGACCGAGCAATCTGGGGGCGCGGCTGAGTGCCTGA
- the ruvX gene encoding Holliday junction resolvase RuvX, protein MGEQPTRLITDSALQFADALPDGGVLLALDLGTKTIGLATCDAGWRFATAGKTLPRGKFSRDRLALEKIVGDRGVTGIVIGLPRNMDGSEGPRAQASRAYARNLSEALELPVLLWDERWSTQSADMAMIGQGTSRAKRAERIDSHAAAVFLQGAIDALSGPGFD, encoded by the coding sequence ATGGGCGAACAACCGACCCGCCTGATTACCGACAGCGCGCTGCAATTCGCCGACGCCCTGCCCGATGGCGGGGTGCTGCTGGCGCTCGACCTCGGCACCAAGACGATCGGTCTCGCGACCTGCGATGCGGGCTGGCGCTTCGCCACTGCGGGCAAGACGCTGCCGCGCGGCAAGTTCAGCCGCGACCGGCTGGCGCTGGAGAAGATCGTCGGCGATCGGGGCGTGACCGGCATCGTTATCGGCCTGCCCCGCAACATGGACGGCAGCGAGGGCCCGCGCGCCCAGGCGAGCCGGGCCTATGCCCGCAACCTGTCCGAAGCGCTGGAGCTGCCGGTGCTGCTGTGGGACGAACGCTGGTCGACGCAGAGCGCGGACATGGCGATGATCGGCCAGGGAACCAGCCGCGCAAAACGTGCCGAACGGATCGACAGCCACGCGGCCGCGGTGTTCCTGCAAGGGGCCATCGATGCCCTGTCCGGGCCCGGCTTCGACTGA